The genomic DNA CACCGCTCATACCGGCATTCTCCTGCTATCATCCTCCCTTCACGTGCTATACATAAACCCGGAAGGTCGCGCACAGCTTTACGACTTCATCCTACAGCCGCCACCCTCTGCATACCTGCCTCCTGCCATTCGTGCCTTCTGTCAGGAACTCTTTGCGACATTGCCAACGACTCCTACACCCAAGGACTGGGAGCACCTTCACCGCTCGCACGTAGCGATGGTGCCCGCTGGTCCGATTCTCCTCCGAGCATTCGGAGTGCCTGCTCCACTCCATGATGGTGACGGACAACTCCTGCTCCTCATTGAACCGGCTCAGGCGACTTATCAGCCGGTTCGTTCATCCCCTGCCCCAACGCACCAGATCCACCTGACGCCGCGGGAAGAATCGGTCACGCGCTATCTCCTGAAAGGTTTCACGAACAAAGAAATTGCGGGCAAGCTAAGGCTAAGCGAACACACGGTGAAAGATCATCTGAAACGTGTGATGAAGAAAACTCAGGCCACCACCAGGACTGCCGTGCTCAGCCACCTGCTGAATCACCCCGAACTGATCACTCGGCTCACAACTACCTCGCCCCCTGTCTTGGACCAGGAAATTCATGAATTGGCAGTCTGAGGCCTATGCCAGCCTCCCCTCAGTCCAGCAATTGACGAACGTGCGTTTCCTCTCCCTCACGTCCTTGATAATATTTTTGGCAGCGGACGCCTCAGCGACCAACACACTCTTTGAGTGCGTCGATTCCCACGGTAAGCCTGTCTTTACCGATAGTCCTCACCAGCTACTGACCTGCCAGGCGATAGACTTTTCTTCTCTCCAGCACTCGCTATCCTCTTCACCTCCTGCCGGAGTGCCCTCGACATCGGGCGCAGGTCCGGATGCTGAAAAATCTTTCCCCACGGCCCCTGTACCGAGCGAACCACAGACTGCTAGGATCCCGGTCGAACGCGTGGAAAATATCCTCATCGTGTCGGCCACCTTGAACGGATCCACACAGGCACGACTTATC from Nitrospira sp. ND1 includes the following:
- a CDS encoding response regulator transcription factor, which gives rise to MPAPLHDGDGQLLLLIEPAQATYQPVRSSPAPTHQIHLTPREESVTRYLLKGFTNKEIAGKLRLSEHTVKDHLKRVMKKTQATTRTAVLSHLLNHPELITRLTTTSPPVLDQEIHELAV